One part of the Cellvibrionales bacterium genome encodes these proteins:
- the trxA gene encoding thioredoxin TrxA, with product MSDAIIHVTDASFDADVLKSGTPVLVDFWAAWCGPCKMIAPILDELAKEFAGKVKICKMDVDANKETPAKFSIRGIPTLMIFKNGNLEGTKVGALSKVQLIEFINSNL from the coding sequence ATGAGCGATGCCATTATCCATGTTACCGATGCCAGCTTTGATGCTGATGTTTTGAAATCTGGTACGCCCGTATTGGTAGATTTCTGGGCAGCGTGGTGCGGCCCCTGCAAAATGATTGCCCCCATCCTGGACGAACTGGCGAAAGAATTCGCCGGCAAAGTAAAGATTTGCAAGATGGATGTCGATGCCAATAAAGAAACACCAGCCAAATTCAGCATTCGCGGCATCCCCACGCTGATGATTTTTAAGAACGGCAACTTAGAAGGCACCAAAGTTGGCGCACTGTCCAAAGTACAGCTGATTGAGTTCATCAACAGCAATCTATAA
- a CDS encoding tetratricopeptide repeat protein, translating to MLLSRAMVNFQLKDYALAREFFEQLLFLKKNTDTAHFYLGEIAQIDQKPNKALEHYRRVESGSEYLPAVTKAFSMMIQQNHRLEGQQWLAEQRQAHPEQAYALYLIEADTLFRNADLPRSLAALNEAISKYPQQTSLNMARSLVYQKSGDIKTAEADLRVVLAREPDNVDALNALGYLLADDNRQLDEAKKLLEHALALRPDDPAILDSIGWLLFRSGNNEEAVLRLKRSYTLQPDDEVAAHLGEVLWLTGQQAEAKKIWEQGLKLAPESEAISATRQRLHAQ from the coding sequence TTGCTATTGTCGCGTGCCATGGTCAATTTCCAGTTAAAAGATTACGCACTAGCACGGGAGTTTTTTGAACAACTGTTATTCCTGAAAAAAAATACCGACACCGCGCATTTCTATCTCGGTGAAATCGCTCAAATTGACCAGAAGCCCAACAAAGCGCTAGAACACTATCGGCGCGTAGAAAGTGGCAGCGAGTATCTGCCTGCCGTCACTAAAGCTTTTAGCATGATGATCCAACAAAACCACCGACTAGAAGGACAGCAATGGCTGGCTGAACAACGCCAAGCGCATCCGGAGCAAGCGTATGCTTTGTACTTAATCGAAGCAGACACTTTATTTAGAAACGCTGATTTGCCACGCAGCCTTGCTGCGCTCAATGAAGCTATCAGCAAATACCCCCAACAGACCAGTCTAAACATGGCGCGTTCGCTGGTGTATCAAAAATCCGGCGACATCAAAACAGCAGAAGCCGATTTGCGCGTGGTGCTCGCCCGTGAGCCGGACAATGTCGACGCACTCAACGCGCTGGGATATCTACTCGCAGACGACAATCGCCAATTGGACGAAGCCAAAAAATTACTGGAACACGCGCTGGCCTTGCGCCCTGACGATCCCGCCATTCTCGACAGCATCGGCTGGCTGTTATTCCGTAGCGGAAATAATGAAGAAGCCGTGCTGCGGCTGAAAAGATCCTACACCCTACAACCCGACGATGAAGTTGCCGCCCACCTCGGTGAAGTGCTATGGCTCACCGGACAACAAGCCGAAGCCAAAAAAATCTGGGAGCAGGGATTAAAACTTGCGCCAGAGAGCGAGGCCATCAGTGCCACGCGTCAACGCCTGCACGCACAATAG
- a CDS encoding tetratricopeptide repeat protein: MVTQQAFVRGLAVSLILTLGSCGYQSPSAPDSSKTPSATTDDTRPFPDGSLYSLLVAEVAINRGQLDVALANYYQQAYKTRDAGVARRATMLAGYLQADQAALDLAQLWSSIEPENPEPIYIAGQYFLDSSSLQSALQQSKRLLSLRASSLFLAIATNPLATDDKHLSQLTHEYGELLEDHPENTDLLLGNAALLSAGTHYEESLSLIEKVLAADKNNLAARLLEVDVLYKNGRPDTAIKRMSDVVNDQPDNDKLRMEYARMLSEKTSKKRANNLIT, translated from the coding sequence ATGGTCACACAACAGGCTTTTGTGCGCGGGCTAGCAGTCAGCCTCATTTTGACGCTCGGCAGCTGTGGCTACCAATCACCTAGCGCACCAGACAGCAGCAAAACACCATCAGCAACTACCGACGACACCCGCCCCTTTCCTGACGGTTCTCTCTATTCACTGCTGGTGGCTGAAGTGGCGATTAATCGTGGGCAATTGGATGTCGCACTCGCCAATTACTATCAACAAGCCTACAAAACACGCGATGCGGGTGTTGCTCGACGCGCCACCATGCTCGCCGGCTATTTGCAGGCCGATCAAGCAGCTTTGGATCTTGCGCAGCTATGGTCAAGCATTGAGCCAGAAAATCCAGAGCCTATTTATATTGCAGGACAATATTTTCTTGATAGCAGCAGCCTGCAATCTGCGTTGCAACAATCCAAGCGCCTTCTATCGCTGCGCGCCAGTTCGCTGTTCCTCGCCATTGCAACCAACCCTCTGGCAACCGACGACAAACACCTGTCGCAACTCACGCATGAATATGGCGAGCTGTTAGAAGATCACCCTGAAAACACGGATCTTTTGCTCGGCAACGCCGCATTGTTATCTGCCGGCACACACTACGAAGAAAGTTTGTCACTGATTGAAAAAGTGTTGGCTGCTGACAAAAACAATCTGGCCGCACGCTTATTGGAGGTCGATGTACTTTACAAAAACGGGCGGCCGGACACAGCCATCAAACGCATGAGCGATGTCGTCAACGATCAACCAGATAACGACAAGTTACGCATGGAATACGCGCGCATGCTGAGCGAAAAGACCTCAAAAAAGCGCGCGAACAATTTGATTACCTAG
- a CDS encoding glutamyl-tRNA reductase, which translates to MPPILAGYCMSVLVVGINHNSASVALRERVSIAPAQMTEALGSLSAAMGGADAVILSTCNRTELYLAAEAGLHAHAVLDWLAGFHQLSADELRHCYYSHDSEIAVRHLMLVSCGLDSLVLGEPQIFGQMKSAVAQAVEAGTLNGSLHQTFQQVFAVSKRVRSETAIGHNPVSVAYAAVRLAQQIFSDLRNNTALLIGAGKTIELVARHLREQGIDRIVIANRTLERAQELAESIQAEAILLGDIPLRLHEADIVISSTASQLPVLGKGAVEQALKQRRHRPMLMVDIAVPRDIEAQVAELDDVYLYTVDDLRDVIDENLRAREQAAEDARIIVEEGVAAYRQGKFEQEAASSIVEYRRKAETWRDAEVERALKAVAQGQSLDDAVKALARNLTNKLLHHPTEMLKRLPEKR; encoded by the coding sequence ATGCCGCCGATTCTTGCGGGTTACTGCATGTCTGTCTTGGTTGTTGGCATTAATCACAATTCTGCTTCGGTGGCGTTGCGCGAGCGCGTCAGCATTGCGCCTGCGCAGATGACCGAGGCGCTGGGCTCGCTCTCGGCGGCAATGGGAGGGGCGGATGCGGTCATTCTGTCCACTTGCAATCGCACGGAACTGTATTTAGCTGCCGAGGCAGGCCTGCACGCGCATGCCGTGTTGGATTGGTTGGCAGGATTTCACCAATTATCTGCTGATGAATTGCGGCACTGTTATTACAGTCACGATAGCGAAATAGCGGTACGGCACTTGATGTTGGTGTCCTGCGGTTTGGACTCCTTGGTGTTGGGCGAGCCACAGATTTTTGGTCAGATGAAATCGGCGGTTGCACAAGCCGTAGAAGCGGGCACTTTGAATGGTTCGCTGCATCAAACTTTCCAACAAGTATTTGCCGTTTCCAAGCGCGTGCGTTCTGAGACGGCAATTGGACACAATCCAGTATCGGTAGCGTATGCAGCGGTGCGTTTGGCGCAGCAAATATTTTCTGATTTGCGCAACAACACCGCTTTGTTAATTGGCGCAGGAAAAACCATTGAGTTGGTGGCGCGCCATTTGCGCGAGCAGGGTATAGATCGCATTGTTATTGCCAATCGCACACTGGAACGCGCGCAAGAGTTAGCGGAATCCATTCAAGCAGAAGCGATTTTATTGGGTGATATTCCTCTGCGTTTACATGAGGCAGATATCGTCATTTCATCCACCGCCAGCCAGTTGCCCGTATTGGGTAAGGGTGCGGTTGAGCAAGCCTTAAAACAACGGCGACACCGGCCAATGTTGATGGTGGATATCGCCGTGCCGCGTGATATCGAGGCGCAAGTGGCTGAATTGGATGATGTGTATTTGTATACCGTCGATGATTTGCGCGATGTGATTGATGAAAATTTACGCGCGCGTGAGCAAGCGGCAGAAGATGCGCGCATCATTGTTGAAGAAGGCGTTGCTGCGTATCGACAAGGAAAGTTTGAGCAGGAAGCGGCGTCAAGTATCGTGGAATATCGCCGCAAGGCAGAAACATGGCGTGATGCTGAAGTGGAGCGCGCGCTCAAAGCGGTGGCGCAAGGGCAATCATTGGATGATGCGGTAAAAGCCTTGGCGCGCAACTTAACCAATAAGTTATTGCATCACCCTACGGAGATGCTGAAGCGTCTGCCGGAAAAGCGCTAG
- a CDS encoding glycosyltransferase family 39 protein, translating to MSKITYIAAWICAALAASAALTCLWLARYQPIEMDLAMLHYSAYLINEKHFLLYRDIFENNLPGPFFFHAMIGKLFGYSALPVRLLDACILATITFCSWKILAPISKTSAVFAPALFALVYFAGGTTAAFQRDYIATLPLVAALALTCNIKTNPVRDAVWIGALCGAACALKPNFAVVAPALFGVLLSKMQGNYFQRIKTTLPPIALAFLAVFAAPLLWGIQHADFKELIALYKTYTPLYVSTRPDLYHYDNSQQQLIELARMQGEHLLKMSLLSLPGLLWAWRQHRSNPEILTRLCYIAAITFAISWHEIIAGKFWVAHLLPPYFFAILCFSLLLTPTTTHAHPVEKFIATLPALLFLAITYTIGKYDITNLYAKHYTVENRDIRSQKIARYLSANLKPNDRVQSLDGSGDGQGALLLARATSATRFVEDIPLYLQPNSPVTQAFRREFLDTMTRNPPAFFVYIHNFFHPAGGNRLKEFRELFIFLETNYEVAEEVDGEYTIYRHKKPSAFPADASASP from the coding sequence GTGTCCAAAATCACCTATATCGCCGCATGGATTTGCGCAGCGCTTGCCGCCAGCGCTGCGCTGACCTGTCTGTGGCTCGCTCGCTACCAACCCATAGAAATGGATTTGGCGATGCTGCACTACAGCGCCTATCTGATTAACGAAAAACATTTCCTGCTGTATCGCGATATTTTTGAAAACAATTTGCCAGGGCCATTCTTCTTTCACGCAATGATTGGAAAGCTGTTTGGCTATAGCGCCCTACCTGTTCGCCTGCTTGATGCATGCATTCTTGCCACAATTACTTTCTGCAGCTGGAAAATCCTCGCGCCCATTTCAAAAACCAGCGCGGTGTTTGCGCCGGCGCTGTTTGCACTCGTTTATTTCGCCGGCGGCACAACCGCTGCTTTCCAGCGCGACTATATCGCCACACTCCCGCTTGTCGCCGCCTTGGCACTGACATGCAACATCAAAACAAATCCTGTGCGTGATGCTGTATGGATAGGCGCACTGTGCGGCGCTGCTTGTGCACTCAAGCCCAACTTCGCTGTTGTAGCACCTGCCTTGTTTGGGGTTTTGCTATCAAAAATGCAGGGGAACTATTTTCAGCGCATCAAAACAACACTTCCCCCAATTGCACTCGCATTTCTTGCCGTCTTTGCTGCACCGCTGCTGTGGGGCATACAACACGCTGACTTCAAAGAGCTAATTGCGCTGTACAAAACTTATACGCCACTTTATGTCTCTACACGCCCCGATTTATATCACTACGACAACTCACAACAACAGCTGATTGAGCTGGCACGCATGCAAGGAGAACATTTGTTAAAAATGAGCTTGCTCTCGCTCCCAGGCTTGCTGTGGGCATGGCGACAACATCGTAGCAACCCAGAAATATTGACGCGCCTTTGTTACATCGCTGCCATAACTTTTGCCATCAGTTGGCATGAAATTATTGCGGGGAAATTTTGGGTGGCGCACCTGCTTCCACCCTATTTCTTTGCAATTCTATGTTTCTCCCTGCTGCTTACTCCAACCACCACCCATGCACACCCTGTAGAAAAATTTATCGCCACCCTTCCTGCTCTGCTATTTCTTGCCATCACTTATACAATTGGGAAATATGACATCACAAATTTATATGCCAAACATTACACAGTAGAAAATCGCGATATTCGCTCACAGAAAATTGCGCGCTATTTAAGCGCCAATTTAAAACCAAACGATAGGGTACAGAGCTTAGACGGCTCCGGTGACGGTCAAGGCGCACTGCTGTTAGCGCGCGCTACCAGCGCCACACGCTTTGTCGAAGACATTCCACTCTACCTACAGCCTAACTCACCCGTAACGCAGGCTTTTCGTCGTGAGTTTCTGGATACCATGACGAGAAATCCACCTGCATTTTTTGTTTATATTCACAATTTCTTTCACCCAGCCGGCGGCAATCGACTGAAAGAATTTCGCGAACTCTTTATTTTTCTTGAAACAAACTACGAGGTGGCGGAAGAAGTCGATGGCGAATACACCATTTACCGCCACAAAAAGCCTAGCGCTTTTCCGGCAGACGCTTCAGCATCTCCGTAG
- the prfA gene encoding peptide chain release factor 1, whose protein sequence is MKPSILAKLQRLLERHEELAALLSDAEVIANQEKFRLYSREFAELEPVVAAYRSYQTVIDDIQTAKELLQDGDAELKAMAEDELRDADTRLQTVEEELQTLLLPKDPDDGRNVFLEIRAGTGGDEAAIFSGDLFRMYSRYADERGWRVEIISERPGEHGGYKEIITRVSGADVYSRLKFESGAHRVQRVPATEAQGRIHTSACTVAILPELDEVEAVNIDKNELRIDTFRSSGAGGQHVNKTDSAIRITHLPSGIVVECQDERSQHKNRARAMALLVAKLHSSAVSQRQQQQADERRNLVGSGDRSERIRTYNFPQGRMTDHRINLTLYALDEIMQGKLDAVIQPLVNEHQADLLAALGNE, encoded by the coding sequence ATGAAGCCTTCTATCCTCGCCAAATTGCAACGATTGCTAGAGCGCCACGAAGAGTTAGCGGCTCTGCTGAGTGATGCAGAGGTGATTGCGAATCAAGAGAAATTTCGCCTGTATTCGCGCGAGTTTGCCGAGCTGGAGCCGGTGGTTGCCGCATACCGCAGTTACCAAACGGTGATAGACGATATCCAAACAGCCAAAGAATTACTGCAAGACGGCGATGCGGAACTCAAAGCGATGGCGGAAGACGAGCTGCGCGATGCGGACACTCGTCTACAAACAGTTGAGGAAGAATTGCAGACGCTGTTGTTGCCGAAAGATCCTGATGATGGGCGCAATGTGTTTTTAGAAATCCGCGCTGGCACCGGTGGCGATGAGGCTGCTATTTTTTCCGGCGATTTGTTTCGCATGTATAGCCGTTATGCGGATGAGCGCGGTTGGCGTGTGGAAATTATCAGCGAGCGCCCGGGTGAGCACGGCGGTTACAAAGAAATCATTACCCGTGTGTCGGGTGCTGATGTGTATTCGCGTTTGAAGTTTGAATCGGGCGCACACCGTGTGCAGCGCGTGCCGGCAACGGAGGCGCAAGGGCGTATTCATACATCTGCTTGTACGGTTGCCATTCTTCCTGAGCTGGATGAAGTGGAAGCCGTGAACATCGATAAAAATGAATTGCGTATTGATACTTTTCGCTCGTCTGGCGCTGGCGGTCAACATGTCAATAAAACCGATTCTGCCATTCGTATCACGCATCTTCCCAGTGGCATAGTGGTGGAATGTCAGGACGAACGCAGTCAACATAAAAACCGCGCGCGTGCGATGGCGTTGTTGGTGGCGAAATTGCATAGCAGTGCAGTGAGTCAGCGGCAACAACAGCAAGCAGATGAGCGCAGAAATTTGGTGGGCAGCGGCGATCGTTCGGAGCGCATTCGCACCTACAATTTTCCGCAAGGTCGCATGACCGATCACCGCATTAATCTCACGCTGTACGCCTTGGATGAAATCATGCAAGGAAAGTTAGATGCCGTGATTCAGCCGCTGGTCAACGAGCATCAAGCGGATTTGTTGGCAGCATTGGGTAACGAGTAA
- the prmC gene encoding peptide chain release factor N(5)-glutamine methyltransferase — translation MAALQTIEHCLARAAIVLQNTSDSPRLDAEVLLSTLLKRSRAYLYAYGDSVLDAAIDAAFFQQIARRKSGEPVAHITGSREFWSLPLLVNSSTLIPRPDTELLVEKALALCQKEQARVIDLGTGTGAIALALAKEKPAWRIDAVDRQSNAVQLAQKNAETLELKNVRIYESDWFSAVPVDRRFDLIISNPPYIANDDPHLLEGDVRFEPYSALVAADDGYAGLFLIAREARNFLCDRGVLLLEHGFAQGEKLRAYLQQCGYGSVQTEHDYGGNERVTWAVWRGEVYRG, via the coding sequence ATGGCGGCGTTGCAAACTATCGAACATTGCCTTGCACGGGCTGCGATTGTGTTGCAAAACACCAGTGATAGCCCGCGCTTAGATGCTGAAGTTTTGCTATCCACTTTGCTAAAACGCAGTAGAGCTTATTTGTATGCTTACGGTGATTCAGTGCTCGATGCAGCAATAGATGCTGCGTTTTTTCAGCAAATAGCGCGTAGGAAATCTGGCGAGCCTGTGGCACATATCACTGGCAGCCGTGAATTTTGGTCACTGCCTTTGTTGGTTAATAGCAGTACGCTGATTCCACGCCCCGATACCGAACTGTTAGTTGAAAAAGCATTGGCGCTTTGTCAAAAAGAGCAGGCGCGTGTCATTGATTTGGGAACCGGCACTGGTGCTATCGCCTTGGCATTGGCAAAAGAAAAGCCAGCGTGGCGTATTGATGCTGTGGATAGACAATCAAATGCCGTGCAACTTGCACAGAAAAATGCAGAAACACTCGAGCTAAAGAATGTGCGGATTTATGAAAGTGACTGGTTTTCTGCGGTTCCGGTTGATCGGCGTTTTGATTTGATTATTAGCAATCCGCCGTATATCGCAAACGATGATCCGCATTTGCTGGAAGGTGATGTGCGGTTTGAGCCGTACAGTGCTTTGGTTGCTGCAGATGATGGCTATGCTGGTTTGTTTTTGATTGCGCGTGAAGCGAGAAATTTTTTGTGTGATCGAGGCGTGTTGTTGTTGGAACACGGTTTTGCGCAGGGAGAAAAATTGCGCGCTTATTTGCAACAGTGCGGTTACGGCAGCGTGCAAACAGAACACGATTACGGCGGCAATGAGCGCGTGACATGGGCTGTGTGGCGGGGTGAGGTGTATCGTGGATGA
- the moeB gene encoding molybdopterin-synthase adenylyltransferase MoeB yields MDDQQLLRYSRHIMLDGFDVEGQERVNRARVLLIGAGGLGCPAAMYLAASGVGHLVIADDDAVELSNLQRQIAHSHADIGKAKVDSLAETLREINPTVVIEMLPLRLQGEALLQQIAKADVVLDCSDNFTTRLAINHACVQHKKPLVSGAAIRSEGQISVFNCRATSPCYACLYGERDMQENLSCSDSGVLSPLVGIIGATQAAEAIKIIAHYGDPLDGRVLLLDARTMQWRTLTLKKDQACAVCGGKHHA; encoded by the coding sequence GTGGATGATCAGCAATTGCTGCGCTACAGTCGCCACATCATGTTGGATGGTTTTGATGTGGAGGGGCAGGAGCGCGTCAATCGTGCGCGGGTGTTACTGATTGGTGCTGGCGGCTTGGGTTGCCCTGCTGCCATGTATCTCGCCGCCAGTGGTGTGGGCCACTTAGTTATTGCAGATGATGATGCGGTGGAGTTGAGTAATTTGCAGCGCCAAATTGCGCACAGTCATGCAGATATTGGAAAAGCAAAAGTGGATTCGCTAGCAGAAACACTGCGAGAAATTAATCCTACGGTGGTGATTGAGATGCTGCCTCTGCGCTTGCAGGGTGAGGCTTTGTTGCAGCAAATTGCCAAAGCCGATGTGGTGCTGGATTGTTCGGATAATTTCACCACGCGCTTGGCAATCAATCATGCCTGTGTGCAACACAAGAAGCCTTTGGTTTCTGGTGCGGCGATTCGCAGCGAAGGCCAGATTTCCGTATTTAATTGTCGCGCAACAAGTCCTTGCTATGCCTGTTTATACGGCGAGCGGGACATGCAGGAAAATTTATCGTGCAGTGATAGCGGCGTGTTGTCGCCTTTGGTGGGTATTATCGGTGCAACGCAGGCAGCAGAAGCCATAAAAATCATTGCGCATTACGGCGATCCGCTGGATGGTCGCGTGTTATTACTGGATGCGCGCACAATGCAATGGCGCACACTCACCTTGAAAAAAGATCAGGCCTGCGCTGTTTGTGGTGGTAAGCATCACGCCTAA
- a CDS encoding pteridine reductase, translated as MNTETSNPVALITGAAQRIGAVIAELLHSAGYNIVIHYRHSAEKAHALTSTLNQQRTASAVCFAADLQDTPTLQHLAQQAEARWGRLDALINNASAFHPTPIGKTTEQDWDALIDSNMKAPFFLAQSLAPTLKKHAGCIINIADIYAEKPLSSHTVYCMAKAGNVMLTQSLAVELAPQVRVNGIAPGAILWPEIHSDSHKATQEKILASIPLQRTGNADDIARTVLFLLRDAPYITGQILRVDGGRSLQF; from the coding sequence ATGAACACAGAAACCTCCAATCCTGTAGCTTTAATTACCGGCGCAGCACAACGCATCGGCGCTGTGATTGCCGAATTGCTACACAGTGCTGGCTACAATATCGTTATTCACTATCGACACTCCGCAGAAAAAGCTCACGCACTGACAAGCACACTTAACCAACAACGCACGGCATCTGCCGTGTGTTTTGCTGCGGATTTGCAAGATACACCCACACTGCAACACCTAGCACAACAAGCTGAAGCGCGCTGGGGACGCCTAGATGCACTGATCAACAACGCCTCTGCGTTTCATCCAACGCCTATCGGAAAAACCACAGAACAGGATTGGGATGCGCTGATCGACAGCAATATGAAAGCGCCCTTTTTTCTCGCACAGTCACTGGCACCCACACTCAAAAAACATGCTGGCTGCATTATCAATATCGCCGACATCTATGCAGAAAAGCCACTGAGCAGCCACACGGTTTACTGCATGGCAAAAGCGGGCAATGTGATGCTCACGCAATCGTTAGCAGTGGAATTGGCGCCGCAAGTGCGCGTCAACGGCATCGCCCCTGGCGCGATACTCTGGCCAGAAATCCACAGCGACTCTCACAAAGCCACACAAGAAAAAATACTCGCCAGCATTCCATTACAGCGCACCGGCAACGCAGACGATATTGCGCGCACTGTATTATTTTTATTGCGCGACGCACCTTATATCACCGGACAAATACTGCGCGTTGATGGTGGGCGCAGCTTGCAGTTTTAG
- a CDS encoding multifunctional CCA addition/repair protein → METYLVGGAVRDQLLGLSIHERDWVVTNATPEQMLTQGYTPVGKDFPVFLHPETHEEYALARTERKTAPGYHGFIFHADPSVTLEQDLYRRDLTINAIAQDSNGKLFDPYGGQKDLQQKILRHVSPAFTEDPVRILRLARFAARFHHLGFSIADETLALMRNMVTSGEVSALTAERVWRECERALGERNPQVFFAVLRQCGALAVIFPEVDALFGVPQSPQHHPEIDTGIHTLMALEQCAKLTDNTQARFATLCHDLGKALTPTDVLPRHIGHEGKSKPLVLALCERLGAPTEYRDLAVLTAVYHTHCHRALTLRATTLLELFENLDLFRRPQRLEPFLMACEADARGRTGFEQCDYKPTAFLRKAFALCCVVTGKSVDPEKFTGKQFGAELRRLRIAALKTIAQPETAST, encoded by the coding sequence ATGGAAACTTATTTGGTTGGCGGTGCGGTGCGCGATCAGCTGCTCGGCCTGTCCATACACGAGCGCGACTGGGTAGTCACGAACGCAACGCCCGAGCAAATGCTTACACAAGGCTACACACCAGTCGGCAAAGATTTTCCTGTGTTTTTGCACCCAGAAACGCATGAAGAATACGCACTGGCGCGCACGGAACGAAAAACTGCACCCGGCTATCACGGCTTTATTTTTCATGCAGATCCTTCAGTTACGCTCGAACAAGATTTGTATCGACGCGATTTGACGATCAATGCCATTGCGCAGGATAGCAATGGAAAACTGTTTGATCCTTACGGCGGCCAAAAGGATTTACAGCAAAAAATCCTGCGTCATGTCTCACCCGCATTCACAGAAGATCCGGTGCGTATCTTGCGGCTGGCGCGCTTCGCCGCTCGGTTTCATCATTTAGGTTTTAGCATCGCCGATGAAACACTGGCACTAATGCGAAATATGGTGACAAGCGGTGAAGTTTCCGCACTCACAGCAGAGCGCGTATGGCGTGAATGTGAACGGGCACTGGGCGAAAGAAATCCACAAGTTTTTTTTGCTGTATTACGGCAATGCGGAGCGCTAGCAGTTATTTTTCCAGAAGTAGATGCGCTGTTTGGCGTACCACAATCACCGCAACACCATCCAGAAATTGACACTGGCATACATACGCTGATGGCATTGGAGCAATGCGCAAAATTGACCGACAACACACAGGCGCGCTTCGCAACACTCTGTCACGACTTAGGCAAAGCGCTCACGCCAACCGATGTATTGCCGCGTCATATTGGCCATGAAGGCAAAAGCAAACCACTGGTTCTTGCCCTGTGTGAACGCTTAGGCGCACCGACAGAATATCGTGACCTCGCCGTATTAACGGCCGTGTATCACACGCATTGCCATCGCGCATTAACACTGCGTGCAACAACCCTACTTGAACTGTTTGAAAACTTGGATTTATTTCGTCGTCCACAACGACTAGAGCCATTCTTGATGGCTTGTGAAGCTGACGCACGCGGTCGCACAGGCTTTGAGCAATGCGATTACAAACCCACTGCTTTTTTGCGCAAAGCGTTTGCACTGTGCTGTGTCGTCACAGGGAAATCCGTTGATCCAGAAAAATTCACCGGAAAACAATTTGGCGCAGAGTTGCGGCGTTTGCGCATTGCGGCATTAAAAACCATTGCGCAACCAGAAACGGCATCCACATGA
- a CDS encoding glycine zipper 2TM domain-containing protein, which yields MKISLLPLLVICLGLAVGANEASADTYSRQETGYAATMQYGTVDTVRLVAIEGEKNMIGQGSGAVIGGVAAHAVTGEHGRAIATFVGSVVGAVVGGMAQEKFTQSQGMEITVVLDDGSGISVVQAVKDTNEFVPGQRVRVTYANGRARVTPIDSRSYRN from the coding sequence ATGAAAATCTCATTGCTGCCTTTATTGGTTATTTGTCTCGGCCTTGCCGTTGGCGCTAACGAAGCATCTGCTGACACATATTCGCGCCAAGAAACAGGTTATGCCGCCACCATGCAGTACGGCACGGTAGACACCGTGCGCCTCGTCGCCATTGAAGGCGAAAAAAACATGATTGGCCAAGGCAGCGGCGCAGTGATTGGCGGTGTCGCCGCTCATGCGGTTACAGGTGAACACGGACGCGCAATTGCTACCTTTGTGGGGTCAGTGGTGGGCGCGGTGGTAGGTGGCATGGCGCAAGAAAAATTCACGCAGTCGCAGGGTATGGAAATTACAGTCGTGCTAGATGATGGATCGGGGATTTCCGTTGTGCAAGCCGTCAAAGATACTAACGAATTTGTTCCTGGACAGCGTGTACGCGTTACTTACGCCAATGGCAGAGCACGGGTAACGCCCATAGATTCCCGCAGCTACCGCAACTAA